One Paenarthrobacter aurescens TC1 DNA window includes the following coding sequences:
- a CDS encoding oxidoreductase, FAD/FMN-binding family protein (identified by match to protein family HMM PF00724) has product MTSALFTPLQLRSLSVPHRGWVSPMCQYSCHPETGEGVPNDWHLMHLGSFAAGGAALILSEAAAVNAAGRISPLDAGLYSDEQAAGWERIVAFVHRHAAVDCKIGAQLAHAGRKASTYWPFSDRSGSVPESDGGWVTVGPTGDPFDGYAAPHVMSEEDIHGVVADFAAAASRAVAVGFDTVEIHGAHGYLLHQFQSPLINTRTDGWGGNEEGRNRLMLTVVDAVRDAIPDSMPLLLRISASDWAEGGVDPDASVRLARAAAERGVDLVDVSSGGAVAHQQIRAVPGYQAGFAHRVKNDAGVPTGAVGLLTSAAQAEDIVANGRADAVFMARAALRDPHWWLRAAYELGHDIPWVPQYQRAVPRHGF; this is encoded by the coding sequence GTGACATCCGCGCTGTTCACACCGCTTCAGCTGCGCTCTCTTAGCGTCCCGCACCGTGGTTGGGTATCGCCGATGTGCCAGTACAGTTGCCATCCGGAGACCGGGGAAGGCGTCCCGAACGACTGGCACTTGATGCACTTGGGCTCTTTTGCCGCCGGCGGCGCCGCGTTGATCCTGAGTGAGGCAGCGGCGGTGAACGCGGCAGGCCGGATCAGCCCGCTGGACGCCGGGCTGTACTCAGATGAGCAGGCTGCCGGATGGGAACGGATAGTGGCGTTCGTGCACCGGCATGCCGCCGTCGACTGCAAGATAGGGGCGCAACTCGCCCACGCAGGGCGCAAGGCATCTACGTATTGGCCGTTTTCGGATCGCTCCGGCTCAGTTCCGGAGTCCGACGGCGGATGGGTCACCGTGGGACCTACCGGCGATCCGTTTGATGGCTATGCTGCGCCGCACGTTATGAGTGAAGAGGATATCCACGGCGTGGTGGCTGACTTCGCTGCCGCTGCCAGTCGCGCCGTGGCAGTGGGCTTTGACACTGTGGAGATCCACGGAGCTCATGGCTACCTGCTGCACCAGTTTCAAAGCCCCCTCATCAACACCCGGACCGATGGCTGGGGCGGAAACGAGGAGGGACGGAACCGGCTGATGCTCACCGTGGTGGATGCGGTCAGGGATGCCATTCCCGACTCCATGCCCCTCCTGCTCCGTATCTCAGCGTCTGATTGGGCGGAGGGCGGCGTTGATCCTGACGCTTCTGTTCGTCTGGCCCGCGCCGCTGCCGAACGTGGCGTTGATCTGGTGGACGTTTCCAGCGGCGGCGCAGTAGCGCATCAGCAGATCAGGGCTGTGCCCGGTTATCAGGCAGGTTTCGCCCACCGTGTGAAGAACGACGCCGGTGTTCCCACCGGCGCGGTGGGTTTACTCACGAGTGCCGCGCAGGCGGAGGACATTGTGGCCAACGGAAGGGCGGATGCCGTTTTCATGGCCAGGGCCGCGTTGCGGGATCCGCACTGGTGGCTCAGGGCAGCCTACGAACTAGGCCATGATATTCCTTGGGTTCCGCAGTATCAGCGGGCCGTCCCCCGCCACGGCTTCTAG